Genomic segment of Planctomycetia bacterium:
TGGGCCGTTTCGCTCGGTGCGGTTCGCCACGGAGGCGCAGGCTATCCCGGTCCGCGCTCGACGCCGACCGTCGACGGCGCGCTCGTCTACACGCTCGGTCTCAACGGCGACCTCGTCTGCCTCGACGCCAAGAGCGGCAAGGTCGTGTGGCGGCACGATCTCGTCGCCGAGTTCGGCGGCGCGATCCCGACTTGGGGCTATAGCGAATCGGTGCTGATCGACGGTCCGTGGGTCGTCTGCACGCCGGGCGGTTCGCAAGCCACGCTCGCCGCGTTTCAGAAAGACTCGGGCAAGCTCGTCTGGAGTTCGGGCGTCGGCGACGGAGCCGGCTACTCGTCGATCGTGCAGGCCGAGATCGGCGAGGTGAAGCAGTACGTGCAGTTCACGGCCGAGGCGCTCATCGGCGTGGCGGCGAAAGACGGCAAGCCCCTTTGGCGTTACGACGCGCCGGCCAACGGCACCGCCAACATCTCGACGCCGCTCGTCGCGGGCAATCGGGCGTTCGCCGCGTCGGGCTACGGAACCGGAGGCGGAGCCGCGAAGATCATCAAGACCGACGCGATGTTCAAGGCCGGCGAAGCGTTCTTCACCAAGCAGATGAAGAACCATCACGGCGGAATGGTTCTGATCGACGGTTATATCTACGGCAGCGACGATCCGGGCGTGCTCACCTGCATCGAGCTCGCGACCGGCGAGACGAAGTGGCGCGAGCGCGGAACCGGCAAGTGCTCGCTCATCGCGGTCGACGGAATGCTCATCACACGGAGCGAAAGCGGCAAGGTTTGCCTCGTGAAAATCTCGCCCGAGAAGGCCGAGATCGTCAGCGAATTCGAGCAACCGGACCGAACCGATAAACCAAGCTGGGCCCATCCGGTCGTCGCCAACGGCTTCTTATACCTGCGCGACCACGAGTTGCTGCAATGCTTTTCGTCGTATTCCGCGCGAATGCGGAGCTTCGGTTTTTCCAGCACGACGGTCGAGCGCGGCTCCACGGTCTTCGTCAACCAGACGCTCGAGCCGATCACCGAGTCGTGGCCGACGACCGTGTTGCCGCCGAGCACCGTGGCGTTGGCATAGATCACGACATGGTCTTCGATCGTCGGATGGCGCTTCGTGCCGCGCACTAAGTTGCCGTCGCCGTCGGTGGCGAAGCTGAGCGCGCCGAGCGTCACTCCTTGATAGAGCTTCACATGCGCGCCGATCTCGCAAGTCTGTCCGATGACGACGCCCGTGCCGTGGTCGATGAAGAAGTGGGTGCCGATCGTCGCGCCCGGATGGATGTCGATCCCCGTCTTGCTATGGGCCCATTCGGTCATCATGCGCGGAATGAGCGGCACTTCCATCTCATACAAGATGTGCGCGAGTCGATAAACGGTGATCGCTTCCAGGCCCGGATAGCAGAAGATGATTTCGTCGAGCCCGCGCACGGCCGGATCACCGTCGAAGGCGGCTTGCACGTCGAGCGCGAGCGCGTGGCGGACGTTCGGGATGTGTTCGAGAAACTCGATCGCCTTGGCTTGCCCGAGCGCTTCGAAGTCGGTGTCGCATTCGTCGACCGGAACGCGGCCGGCTTCGTGTCGCAGGGCCCGCGCGATC
This window contains:
- a CDS encoding serine acetyltransferase, which codes for MASDLRLKEQLPELTKRIVETYSEAGSVNHLGHCPLPNYDAIIVILEDLKEILFPGFRRREGLHLGNVLYHVGDLIDGLHDKLTTQIARALRHEAGRVPVDECDTDFEALGQAKAIEFLEHIPNVRHALALDVQAAFDGDPAVRGLDEIIFCYPGLEAITVYRLAHILYEMEVPLIPRMMTEWAHSKTGIDIHPGATIGTHFFIDHGTGVVIGQTCEIGAHVKLYQGVTLGALSFATDGDGNLVRGTKRHPTIEDHVVIYANATVLGGNTVVGHDSVIGSSVWLTKTVEPRSTVVLEKPKLRIRAEYDEKHCSNSWSRRYKKPLATTGWAQLGLSVRSGCSNSLTISAFSGEIFTRQTLPLSLRVMSIPSTAMSEHLPVPRSRHFVSPVASSMQVSTPGSSLP